A single Cryptococcus neoformans var. grubii H99 chromosome 7, complete sequence DNA region contains:
- a CDS encoding proteasome component PRE2 — protein MVVAVAASAHIDTTTSASTSHFSSISLSQPTMNTLLQQVQQPSKLDAFTAAEDEFASSDPAAWGSMAGFGNLSRTGSVSGMSVPRVHDPTSFLDMHTDSMSANPEAKIKIAHGTTTLAFRFKGGIIVAVDSRATAGSYVASGTVKKVIEINKFLLGTMAGGAADCQYWETYLGMQCRLHELRNKERISVAAASKILSNIVYQYKGMGLSMGTMVCGWDKTGPCIFYVDDDGQRLKGDLFSVGSGSTFAYGVLDQGYKWDLSDEEAQELGRRSIVAAGHRDAYSGNTCNLYHVRQEGWEFIGNYDINELWYEYEGKKKAAREAAAGSPMAVEA, from the exons ATGGTGGTCGCTGTCGCGGCCTCAGCTCATATCGACACTACGACATCCGCTTCCACTTCTCACTTTTCATccatttctctttctcaacCGACAATGAACACGCTTCTCCAGCAAGTACAACAACCATCAAAGCTCGACGCGTTCACGGCAGCCGAAGACGAGTTTGCCAGCTCAGACCCCGCCGCCTGGGGCAGTATGGCCGGCTTCGGTAACCTTTCTCGAACAGGGAGTGTTTCTGGCATGAGTGTACCCCGAGTGCACGAT CCTACTTCATTCCTTGACATGCACACCGACTCAATGTCTGCCAACCCAGAGGCCAAGATTAAGATTGCTCACGGCACGACAACCCTCGCTTTCCGTTTCAAGGGAGGTATCATTGTCGCCGTGGATTCTAGGGCTACTGCAGGGAGTTATGTTG CTTCCGGCACTGTCAAGAAGGTTATCGAAATCAACAAATTTCTACTCGGAACCATGGCCGGTGGTGCGGCCGACTGTCAATACTG GGAAACATATCTTGGCATGCAGTGTCGACTGCACGAATTGAGGAATAAGGAAAGGATTTCTGTTGCAGCTGCATCCAAGATCCTTTCCAATATCGTCTACCAATACAAAGGGATGGGATTGAGTATG GGTACCATGGTTTGTGGCTGGGACAAGACTGGACCATGCATATTCTACGTCGACGATGATGGGCAAAGACTTAAAGGCGATCTCTTCTCTGTTGGTTCGGGTAGTACTTTCGCCTATGGCGTGCTCGACCAG GGCTATAAATGGGATCTTAGTGACGAGGAGGCTCAAGAGCTTGGAAGGCGGTCAATCGTTGCTGCTGGTCATAGAGACGCTTATTCTGGTAATACCTGTAACTTGTATCACGTCAGACAAGAGGGTTGGGAATTTATTG GCAACTATGACATCAACGAGCTGTGGTATGAATacgaagggaagaagaaggctgctcGGGAAGCGGCAGCTGGATCTCCTATGGCGGTGGAAGCTTAG
- a CDS encoding serine/threonine-protein kinase TEL1, variant → MDSVSGLHAALTLCASESARDRGRAHALLPAIFANPENLLVFHAAAAKHGGAPWLALFHCLFRAVAVEKQAVLRSSTRNAQPAERLSHAIRLVRLVAEQAVHLIARKPLIALLTHMRHQLVLSPRIFAPALLDYSKAINRLLSYPPHLESLDAHTWLALMSISFAAILGDDVLSDDQMDEQDILDVARELALLDTEKKAPPPPPHRPPVTVNTSSLVQIIPALLCSTVSPVVPPTMKSGDTLTAGQKVGLGIVLKIRRFFIMYPHVTIYHLHLLKALNTVLSEMELNCRDLFLLGSVKIFPHLVTLWAAPERDRDRRIPEQIAIAIHKILPHVVHKMSAGVQGAQDVRENVERLMEMLSKESTMSRGIEPLDLASTRLKTIAKGRHHAAACPFETRSFSAGHHFTVDHALSWTAIETYCDSCVYLYQTHPFSITTPSRSGTLSKRRKVENALASLISAIGMGKPESRLVALQTLVFVIDKHWSKLANDIHSDIRQTLISLLRDDNEVLQSWAYIALSTIILSSHTTGAQENDQSQQDDWNQVWSFALRKCHLPGTCRSASHAAAILLQFDKLDSTSTIKGIQSILSSIAVQGPPTPHDSVCALYSVALEAARSDIQLYSLDLEEQVCSWLEKTLAGEKFERDKMDQRLDQATPGDILRLFSAVSRIQHHVPLAEPVVKEFLPDSAVVGYALERAKTQPIRDFLLYHIYPTPPPPPPPNTVPPLTASADHSTFLDGRPRRLSDLLLNILNVTIAQWETKTKPIISSGERPRRCIDLVVLGLAFQGLLQLDGYIPHAACINAAIRLLHLLKPLLISSDLSILSLDLVWRGLRCLVDVPKEGKEEEEEEDWPILVKPDVHSGIRQDLLPPTMYDTPPQEDGEEGTSSDPAPAPAPAPVLVPGENGDGAKQQSTQYPPTFPSTLLPMPMPMSTAPSSFSTFQVQSNPASLVHAIWRLPEVSATLQGLFPVCLQVITRSPSSMSTGQPTQLLSSSSHHHDEEGHDEDEEDDDFAVTSGEATSAPLPEKVAELKASASLLRSAVAFRLQGVMMLVSGGGGGGQSKAYKDTQLINSFLQADGLRAVEIGWAICKAMQKGWLRLSVDAVELVVASLGNMLNSYGYARDERLLQLCLEFLKCSAPVWMGSNSGSGNDDLMDEAMRLVCYIATKITSGSITSWKVRLAMLRFIEQFLHYDSASTLWADGMVQEEAEEHDVSMEDEEHLFHYISQSLSDPDMRVRTRAATTAASALYRPSIHPSEHPIIYDQASNSQAGDPTFPEHYLSYVLWKLNCCIASAKQRQMVIFDLYETAIGGAEYSDHLRAGLDAVARRLGLSSITALYLPYAPTTTISHDTSRSSAITFVLSTTHRLFGLSNRSAFFTACLEHAGAYILYCGKIGLFISACDAAGGVSPEDLALQLSVAAAAMAMVLFLSNDKTNVVNMKECKAEALALLSTFPGMSGPADAEKLLHNYVNGVAAHLWELMDLESSVDEIVAWLDKTEKDTAAGIAFAQMMAHDNNAKTGKVKAINPAASFQNIYNVCRFLEKEYSSISLHALTFAAILRLTSLINNAFLVSEQRRYLRALAMLLSVHQRTLQRPLIWEAFLTETIALLLQPDICRTVLSMVMWAFDRLESLSSTPSKLVNIFCQLGEIRIELGGSAATGSHQSNQMGDAVEEWIVKMSPKWSNSQISQEAFERAVALWPDSLRSRLSVLATPLSLRDLDDLSQNKAVHNAGQLCKQFLRRADSDDRQDVVSVFVDSTFWSLKDKISSVLDKEGINAFQDLLYLCNGEVRAPSLNFYGQDTSAKALTATTGEPRKTEAMNALYLAICKTMVQLLHDRRPQVRSAAYRCLQRMKPILTGKDLKELPADISDVLPILVPIPVGTVSQSQAMKLDGVINNAAWSNKAEHFATWSLELSGLLCKVASQHDKFFLSFEPLLSTPLLPLHHFLGHFVHAALVCSRSMSSERSKAISEHFETVLRNPFASTETVQSIVNIVLQLRRYEHPFRSGMLGYNAWLSVNFVDLSKAAVKCGLYVSALLFLELANDQGGWLDLGEPRVREIMYDIYSNVEDPDGFYGVQNKDIRDSLRRRLEHEGLSWEALGWAGAVYNVNGSDSRSAIPVLHHLHDIGLSRLASVVATETRTSGSVPLDDPFFADLSWRTGDWNLPIGRESGATSSGLLYSALSAVHRSKSYESASKIVDKAVHAEMTRLGGLQKEMLTSIQSTVTNLLCLRELNRWLDPQLQQEIHEAIDRGTLRDLQDINDRFEFASAERIIATRLSVFDSVKQRESRDMIGDVLTPKMELVIKAESTCHIKLSRLALKSNNLQAAINSLTALQKLQADVGEIDEAQDVFCEVLWKQGEHTLAIQLLEDLLLREKKKKSKGQRIPALEGRLAHWASEARLKAAHEIFGMFSNVTKSIKRSTADVSEHAEIFYQFACFADKQYVSQSSSADVKELKEYSKLRASQVLRLSARQSRARESDQKNSAVREAELDEEKLKKFEMQQKQYLNAALQFYAEAVSMTDNFNNCITRLVTLWLENDKNEESNVIFSRAIRKVPSYKFIFLAPQLAARLHRPESPTIFNATLNGLMFRMSQDHPYHTLYHVIPLLWEHKQPQSTNSSMLGRKSAADDIMMRLTSSASNRLAAGAARSMKRFVAIAMEWTSFVEKDKRLEYKLPSDSPLRKTPRDIPVATSAPSIDVTCQYKDIATFDHFSEWYTRAGGLSRPKVMTCFDSNGQKYTQLFKKDDGFRQDAVMEQIFVLVNDLLNRNRQTRSRKLRYRTYGVLALPDATGVIEFVVGTKPLIKYLPPAHEKYHPKDITSHDFLKTMQEVQSVKNNDEKIIQTWMKLKKRFHPVMRHLFTEKYRDPMAWFSMKLTYARSLAVTSIVGWVLEIGDRHCSNILMDECTGELVHIDFGIAFGAGRILPIPELVPFRLTDDLVDALGVTGVNGAFRQCSQLVLQTLIDSSDVVLTILEVFKQDPLHTWMVDDKMKKAQDGHHKMYPERGQEKADRIMRETRENLSKELSVQYRVNQLIQEARDVNNLATIFRGWHSWL, encoded by the exons gccgcacAGACCGCCAGTCACAGTGAACACGTCCAGCCTGGTACAGATCATCCCAGCCCTTTTATGCAGCACCGTATCGCCCGTCGTCCCGCCCACCATGAAGAGCGGCGACACGCTGACCGCAGGACAAAAAGTCGGGCTTGGTATCGTCCTCAAAATCCGgcgcttcttcatcatgtACCCGCACGTCACCATCTACCACTTGCATCTCTTAAAGGCACTAAATACCGTCCTATCAGAAATGGAACTCAACTGTCGcgacctcttcttgctcggCAGCGTCAAGATCTTTCCTCACCTCGTCACCCTCTGGGCAGCGCCCGAGCGGGATCGAGATAGAAGGATACCCGAACAGATAGCAATCGCCATCCATAAAATCCTGCCCCATGTCGTGCACAAGATGTCGGCCGGCGTGCAGGGAGCACAAGACGTCAGGGAAAACGTGGAACGGCTGATGGAGATGCTTTCGAAAGAATCCACCATGTCGCGAGGAATCGAGCCGCTTGATTTGGCCAGTACGAGGTTGAAGACCATTGCCAAGGGCCGTCATCACGCTGCAGCATGTCCGTTTGAGACTCGGTCCTTTTCGGCAGGGCATCACTTTACAGTCGACCATGCGCTTTCATGGACTGCGATCGAGACGTACTGCGACTCGTGCGTCTAT CTATACCAAACACACCCTTTTTCAATCACAACACCCAGTCGCAGTGGCACCCTATCCAAACGACGCAAAGTTGAAAACGCTCTCGCTTCGCTCATCTCGGCCATCGGCATGGGGAAACCAGAATCTCGACTTGTAGCACTCCAAACACTTGTCTTTGTCATTGATAAACACTGGTCAAAGCTCGCCAACGATATCCATTCTGATATTCGCCAGACTTTGATATCGCTTCTAAGAGACGACAATGAGGTCTTACAGTCCTGGGCCTATATTGCTTTATCAACCATCATCCTGTCGTCCCATACCACCGGGGCACAAGAAAACGACCAGAGCCAACAAGATGATTGGAATCAAGTATGGAGCTTTGCTCTGCGGAAATGCCATTTACCCGGTACTTGCCGTTCGGCATCACACGCTGCAgccatcctcctccagttTGACAAGTTGGACTCTACATCAACGATCAAGGGTATACAATCTATACTATCAAGTATCGCCGTTCAAGGTCCTCCCACACCACACGATTCTGTATGTGCATTGTACTCTGTCGCACTCGAAGCCGCCAGATCGGATATCCAGCTGTATTCGCTCGACCTCGAAGAGCAGGTATGTTCATGGTTGGAAAAGACGTTGGCTGGAGAAAAGTTTGAGAGGGACAAGATGGATCAGAGACTTGATCAGGCCACGCCGGGGGATATACTGAGACTGTTTTCGGCCGTCTCGCGGATCCAGCACCATGTCCCGCTGGCAGAACCCGTCGTCAAAGAGTTTTTGCCCGATTCGGCTGTTGTTGGCTATGCGCTGGAACGAGCGAAAACGCAACCCATCCGCGATTTTTTGCTTTACCATATCTACCCcacaccaccaccaccgccaccaccgAATACCGTTCCCCCCTTGACGGCTTCAGCGGACCATTCGACCTTTCTCGACGGTCGACCACGCCGTCTCTCAGACCTTTTGCTCAATATACTAAACGTGACCATCGCCCAATGGGAAACCAAAACCAAGCCGATCATCAGCTCGGGCGAACGTCCCCGCCGATGTATCGATCTCGTCGTCCTTGGACTTGCCTTTCAAGGTCTACTTCAGCTGGACGGATATATCCCTCACGCGGCATGCATCAACGCTGCAATCCGCCTGTTACATCTCTTGAAACCTTTACTCATCTCGTCAGATCTCTCTATACTCTCTCTCGACCTCGTGTGGCGAGGTCTGAGATGTCTTGTGGATGTCCCAAaggaggggaaagaggaggaggaagaggaggactGGCCGATCCTTGTCAAGCCAGATGTTCATTCGGGGATACGTCAGGATCTTTTACCTCCCACCATGTACGATACGCCGCCacaggaagatggagaagaaggcacgTCTAGCGATCCAGCTCCAGCTCCAGCTCCAGCTCCAGTTCTAGTCCCGGGCGAAAATGGCGACGGCGCCAAGCAACAATCTACACAGTATCCTCCCACATTCCCATCGACGCTGTTGCCCATGCCCATGCCCATGTCCACCgcgccatcatctttctcaaCTTTTCAGGTACAGTCGAATCCCGCATCGTTGGTACACGCCATTTGGAGGTTGCCCGAA GTTTCAGCTACACTTCAAGGACTCTTTCCCGTCTGCCTACAAGTCATCACTCGCTCGCCTTCATCAATGTCTACCGGTCAGCCAACACAGTTgttgtcgtcgtcgtcgcatcatcatgatgaggagggccacgatgaggacgaggaggatgacgatTTTGCGGTGACAAGCGGCGAAGCGACCAGCGCACCTCTGCCGGAAAAAGTTGCGGAACTGAAAGCCTCTGCATCCCTGTTACGGTCCGCTGTAGCTTTCCGTCTTCAAGGCGTGATGATGCTTGTcagcggcggcggcggcgggggcCAGTCGAAAGCGTACAAAGATACTCAATTGATCAATTCATTTTTGCAAGCGGATGGATTACGAGCTGTTGAGATAGGATGGGCGATATGCAAAGCCATGCAAAAAGGGTGGCTGCGGTTGAGCGTGGACGCCGTGGAGCTCGTGGTTGCGTCCCTGGGCAATATGCTCAACAGTTATGGCTATGCGCGAGATGAGCGTCTTTTGCAGCTATGTCTCGAATTCTTGAAATGTTCTGCGCCAGTATGGATGGGGAGTAATAGTGGGAGTGGGAATGATGATCTGATGGATGAAGCCATGCGTCTTGTCTGTTATATCGCTACCAAGATCACCTCGGGGTCCATCACTTCGTGGAAAGTCAGATTGGCCATGCTGCGTTTCATTGAACAATTCTTACACTACGACTCGGCGTCAACATTGTGGGCAGACGGCATGgtgcaagaagaggcagaggagcATGATGTGAGcatggaagatgaggagcaTTTGTTCCACTATATCTCTCAGTCTTTGAGCGATCCGGATATGCGAGTTCGAACGCGTGCGGCTACAACGGCTGCCAGCGCCCTCTATCGACCCTCCATACATCCTTCCGAACACCCAATCATCTACGATCAAGCTTCAAACTCACAAGCTGGTGACCCTACATTCCCCGAGCACTACCTCTCATACGTCCTGTGGAAGCTTAATTGCTGCATCGCTTCTGCCAAACAACGCCAAATGGTTATTTTCGATTTGTACGAAACGGCAATAGGTGGTGCCGAGTATAGTGATCATCTTCGGGCGGGTCTTGATGCCGTAGCACGCAGACTCGGTCTTTCCTCGATAACCGCACTCTACCTCCCGTATGCGCCTACAACCACCATCAGTCATGATACTTCACGGTCATCAGCCATCACGTTTGTCTTGAGTACCACTCACCGCTTGTTTGGGCTTTCCAACCGCTCTGCCTTCTTTACCGCTTGTTTGGAACATGCGGGAGCTTACATACTCTATTGTGGTAAAATTGGGCTTTTCATTTCAGCTTGTGATGCAGCCGGCGGCGTTTCGCCCGAAGATCTTGCGCTGCAACTttctgttgctgctgcggCTATGGCCATGGTACTCTTTTTATCGAATGATAAAACCAACGTCGTCAACATGAAGGAGTGCAAAGCCGAGGCGTTAGCGCTCCTAAGTACTTTTCCCGGCATGTCAGGTCCTGCCGACGCCGAAAAGTTGCTTCATAACTATGTTAACGGAGTGGCGGCTCATCTTTGGGAgttgatggatttggagTCGTCAGTCGATGAAATCGTCGCTTGGCTTGACAAAACGGAAAAGGATACTGCTGCAGGGATCGCATTCGCCCAGATGATGGCCCATGACAACAATGCAAAGACTGGAAAAGTCAAAGCAATCAACCCGGCCGCATCTTTTCAAAACATTTACAACGTTTGCAGGTTCCTAGAAAAGGAGTATAGCAGTATCTCTCTCCATGCGCTCACTTTTGCTGCTATCCTACGCCTCACATCCCTCATCAACAATGCCTTTCTCGTCAGTGAGCAAAGACGTTACTTGCGAGCTTTGGCAATGCTCCTTTCGGTCCACCAAAGGACGCTTCAGCGTCCACTTATCTGGGAGGCATTCCTTACCGAAACGATAGCCCTTTTACTCCAACCAGACATCTGTCGTACGGTACTATCCATGGTGATGTGGGCTTTTGACCGGCTTGAATCATTATCCTCGACGCCTTCAAAATTGGTCAACATATTCTGCCAGCTTGGCGAGATTCGCATTGAACTCGGTGGATCTGCTGCCACCGGCAGTCATCAGTCTAACCAGATGGGTGATGCAGTCGAGGAATGGATCGTCAAAATGAGTCCGAAATGGTCAAACTCTCAAATCAGCCAAGAGGCTTTTGAGCGAGCTGTCGCTTTATGGCCTGATAGCCTAAGAAGCCGTCTATCCGTTCTTGCAACCCCTCTGTCTTTAAGAGATCTGGATGACTTGAGTCAGAATAAGGCAGTGCACAACGCTGGCCAGCTTTGCAAACAGTTCCTTCGTCGCGCCGACTCAGATGACAGGCAAGACGTCGTATCAGTCTTTGTTGACTCGACGTTTTGGTCTTTAAAGGACAAAATAAGTAGCGTCTTGGATAAGGAAGGTATAAATGCCTTTCAAGATCTCCTGTACCTCTGCAACGGTGAAGTGAGGGCTCCTTCCCTGAACTTTTACGGCCAGGACACTTCTGCTAAAGCCCTCACTGCTACGACGGGGGAGCCCAGAAAAACAGAAGCAATGAATGCACTCTATCTTGCAATCTGCAAAACCATGGTGCAGCTTTTGCATGATCGTCGTCCCCAGGTCAGGTCCGCAGCGTACCGCTGCCTGCAAAGGATGAAGCCAATCCTTACTGGAAAGGACTTGAAAGAGCTCCCTGCGGATATCTCTGACGTTTTGCCGATTCTCGTTCCCATTCCGGTGGGCACTGTTAGTCAAAGTCAAGCCATGAAGCTTGATGGCGTCATAAACAATGCGGCTTGGAGCAACAAGGCAGAACACTTCGCCACGTGGTCTCTTGAACTTTCGGGGCTCTTATGCAAAGTTGCATCACAACATGACAAGTTCTTTTTGTCTTTCGAGCCTCTGCTGTCGACAccactccttccccttcaccaCTTCCTTGGGCATTTTGTACACGCAGCTCTCGTCTGCAGTCGTTCCATGTCTTCCGAGCGCTCGAAAGCCATCTCAGAACATTTTGAAACGGTATTACGAAATCCTTTTGCCTCTACAGAGACTGTACAGTCAATAGTCAACATTGTTCTTCAGCTTCGAAGATATGAACATCCATTCAGATCAGGAATGCTAGGTTATAACGCATGGCTCTCTGTAAACTTTGTTGATCTAAGCAAAGCCGCGGTCAAGTGTGGTTTGTATGTTTCGGCATTACTGTTTCTTGAGCTCGCAAATGACCAGGGGGGATGGTTAGATCTTGGAGAACCCAGAGTACGTGAG ATAATGTACGACATTTACAGTAATGTGGAAGATCCTGACGGCTTCTACGGCGTGCAAAACAAGGACATCCGAGATTCCCTACGACGCCGACTTGAGCATGAGGGCTTGTCCTGGGAAGCGCTTGGATGGGCAGGGGCAGTCTACAATGTTAATGGGAGTGATTCTAGATCCGCTATTCCagtccttcatcatcttcacgACATCGGCCTGTCTCGTCTTGCATCCGTCGTAGCTACTGAAACTAGAACGAGCGGGTCTGTTCCTCTGGATGATCCGTTTTTTGCCGACTTGAGCTGGCGTACGGGCGACTGGAATCTTCCTATCGGTAGGGAATCCGGCGCAACATCTTCTGGATTACTATACTCGGCTTTGAGTGCTGTTCACCGTAGTAAAAGCTACGAGTCAGCCTCCAAGATCGTTGATAAGGCGGTACACGCAGAGATGACGCGTTTGGGTGGCCTTCAGAAGGAAATGCTGACATCTATTCAATCGACGGTGACAAATTTATTATGCCTCCGAGAATTGAATCGCTGGTTGGACCCTCAGCTGCAACAAGAGATACATGAAGCGATCGATAGGGGTACCCTTCGTGATCTGCAAGATATTAATGATAGATTTGA ATTTGCAAGTGCCGAAAGAATAATTGCTACTCGTCTTTCAGTGTTTGATTCAGTCAAGCAACGCGAGAGTCGAGATATGATCGGTGATGTCCTTACCCCCAAAATGGAACTTGTGATTAAAGCAGAAAGCACGTGTCATATCAAGCTCAGCAGACTAGCTCTCAAATCGAACAATCTCCAAGCTGCCATCAATTCACTGACAGCTTTGCAAAAACTGCAGGCCGATGTAGGAGAGATAGATGAGGCGCAGGACGTTTTTTGCGAAGTGTTGTGGAAGCAAGGCGAGCATACACTAGCTATCCAGTTGTTGGAGGATCTTCTGCTGcgggaaaagaagaagaaatctAAAGGACAGAGAATCCCTGCCCTTGAGGGACGTTTA GCCCATTGGGCGTCAGAAGCTCGGCTCAAAGCAGCTCACGAAATCTTTGGAATGTTTTCCAATGTCACCAAGTCTATCAAAAGATCGACGGCCGATGTATCAGAGCACGCAGAAATCTTCTATCAATTCGCTTGCTTTGCAGATAAGCAATATGTCAGCCAATCATCTTCGGCCGACGTTAAAGAACTCAAAGAGTACAGCAAACTTCGCGCTTCTCAGGTTTTGCGACTTTCAGCAAGACAATCTCGAGCTCGTGAAAGCGATCAGAAAAATTCTGCCGTTCGCGAAGCTGAACTTGACGAGGAAAAACTGAAGAAATTTGAGATGCAGCAAAAGCAATACCTTAACGCTGCTTTACAGTTCTACGCGGAGGCTGTTAGTATGACCGATAACTTCAACAACTGCATCACCCGATTAGTTACTCTCTGGCTCGAGAACGacaaaaatgaagaaagtaACGTCATTTTTTCTCGCGCCATTCGAAAAGTACCGTCATACaaattcatcttccttgcccCACAGCTCGCTGCTCGTCTTCACCGCCCAGAATCTCCCACCATCTTTAATGCCACCCTCAATGGACTTATGTTTCGAATGAGTCAGGATCACCCTTATCATACCCTTTATCATGTTATACCGCTACTTTGGGAACACAAGCAGCCACAGTCAACAAACTCCTCGATGCTTGGGCGCAAGAGTGCCGCTGATGACATTATGATGAGACTGACAAGTTCGGCGTCAAATCGGCTGGCTGCTGGTGCTGCAAGATCTATGAAAAGGTTTGTAGCAATTGCGATGGAGTGGACTTCTTTCGTCGAGAAAGATAAGCGTTTGGAGTACAAACTTCCAAGTGATAGTCCACTTCGAAAGACTCCTCGGGATATACCTGTCGCCACTAGCGCCCCATCGATAGATGTTACTTGTCAATACAAAGATATTGCCACTTTCGACCATTTCTCAGAGTGGTATACAAGGGCTGGCGGGCTATCAAGGCCCAAAGTCATGACATGCTTCGATTCCAACGGACAAAAATATACTCAACTG TTTAAGAAAGACGACGGATTCCGGCAAGATGCGGTGATGGAGCAGATTTTCGTTCTTGTCAACGATCTCCTTAATCGAAATCGTCAAACTCGTTCCAGAAAGCTTCGATACAGAACGTACGGAGTATTGGCCCTTCCAGATGCCACTGGAGTGATTGAGTTTGTCGTGGGCACGAAACCTCTCATCAAGTACTTACCACCAGCCCATGAGAA GTATCATCCCAAAGACATCACTTCCCATGATTTCTTAAAGACGATGCAGGAAGTGCAGTCAGTAAAAAACAACGACGAGAAGATTATTCAAACGTGGATGAAACTGAAGAAACGCTTCCACCCTGTCATGCGGCACTTATTTACTGAAAAATATCGTGACCCAATGGCCTGGTTTTCGATGAAACTGACTTATGCTCGAAGCCTTGCTGTGACAAGTATTGTCGGTTGGGTTCTGGAAATAGGTGATAGACATTGTTCCAATATCCTCATGGATGAGTGCACAGGGGAGCTCGTTCACATTGATTTTGGCATTGCTTTTGGGGCA GGACGTATACTCCCAATCCCTGAGCTTGTACCTTTTCGGCTCACAGATGACTTGGTCGACGCTTTAGGTGTTACTGGGGTGAATGGTGCATTCCGGCAATGCTCGCAGCTTGTACTCCAGACCCTCATCGATTCTTCAGATGTCGTACTTACCATCCTGGAAGTATTCAAACAAGATCCACTTCATACGTGGATGGTGGATGAcaaaatgaagaaagcaCAAGATGGCCATCATAAAATGTATCCGGAACGCGGACAAGAAAAGGCCGATAGGATTATGAGAGAAACAAGAGAAAATCTTTCGAAGGAGCTATCAGTACAATATCGGGTTAACCAGCTCATCCAAGAAGCTCGGGATGTGAACAATTTAGCGACTATCTTCCGGG GATGGCACTCTTGGTTGTAA